The Euphorbia lathyris chromosome 2, ddEupLath1.1, whole genome shotgun sequence genome includes a window with the following:
- the LOC136218850 gene encoding uncharacterized protein: MAETKSIGVVGSGQMGSGIAQLAAVHGVNVWLLDTDPVALARAKKSIDSNIQRLVSKGHLSQSAANDALGRLSYTTNLEELHMADVVIEAIVESENAKIKLFLQLDKIVKHSTILASNTSSISITRLASATSRPTQVIGMHFMNPPPIMKLVEIVRGADTSDETFYAIKALADRFGKTTVCSQDFAGFIVNRILMPMINEAFHTLYTGVASKEDIDAGMKLGTNHPMGPLELADFIGLDVCLSIMKVLHAGLGDTKYAPCPLLVQYVDAGRLGRKRGIGVYDYRGATEQAKPSARL; encoded by the exons ATGGCGGAAACAAAGTCAATAGGCGTGGTGGGAAGCGGCCAAATGGGGTCGGGAATTGCTCAACTCGCCGCCGTACATGGGGTAAATGTCTGGCTCCTTGACACGGATCCTGTCGCTCTCGCTAGAGCCAAAAAGTCCATCGATAGCAACATCCAGCGTCTCGTCTCCAAAGGTCACCTCTCTCAG TCTGCAGCTAATGATGCTTTGGGGCGTTTAAGTTATACCACAAATTTGGAAGAACTTCATATGGCTGATGTTGTTATTGAAGCTATTGTGGAGTCTGAAAATGCCAAGATAAAGCTATTCCTTCAGCTAGACAAGATTGTAAAACACTCCACCATTTTGGCATCCAATACAAGTTCCATCTCTATAACTCGTCTAGCATCTGCAACTAGCAGGCCAACCCAG GTAATTGGCATGCATTTTATGAATCCTCCTCCAATAATGAAACTGGTTGAGATTGTGCGGGGTGCAGATACTTCAGATGAGACATTTTATGCAATCAAAGCCTTGGCAGATAG GTTTGGAAAGACAACTGTTTGCTCTCAGGATTTTGCCGGCTTCATCGTGAATCGGATCCTTATGCCAATGATAAATGAAGCATTTCATACCCTATATACAGGAGTGGCATCAAAGGAGGATATTGATGCAGGAATGAAGTTAGGAACAAACCATCCAATGGGTCCTTTAGAGCTTGCAGATTTTATTGGATTGGATGTATGCCTCTCAATAATGAAGGTCCTTCATGCTGGCCTGGGAGACACTAAATATGCTCCCTGCCCTCTTCTTGTGCAGTATGTTGATGCGGGTCGTCTCGGAAGAAAACGAGGAATTGGGGTGTATGACTATCGTGGAGCAACCGAACAAGCAAAACCATCAGCTCGGCTTTGA
- the LOC136218852 gene encoding protein DETOXIFICATION 19-like, producing the protein MLTYGLSAAASTRVSNELGAGNPEKAKGAMSVSLKLSLLLALLMALGLALGHTFWVGLFSDSNTIIKEFAHFTPFLAILITLDSIQGVLSGVARGCGFQHLVVYVNLATFYMIGMPIACLMGFKFKLYAKGLWIGLICGLASQAATLSVVTARAKWSQTYVPTNSNEPNLTHPLLV; encoded by the exons ATGTTAACCTATGGCCTTAGTGCTGCTGCAAG CACAAGGGTGTCCAATGAGTTAGGAGCAGGCAATCCAGAGAAAGCTAAGGGAGCCATGTCAGTGAGTCTTAAGCTTTCACTGCTTCTTGCTCTGTTGATGGCGTTGGGTCTAGCACTTGGTCACACCTTCTGGGTTGGTCTTTTCAGTGATAGCAATACAATAATAAAGGAATTTGCCCATTTCACACCATTTCTtgcaattttaattacacttgATTCCATTCAAGGTGTCTTATCAGGAGTGGCTAGAGGTTGTGGTTTTCAGCACCTAGTTGTTTATGTTAACTTGGCTACTTTTTATATGATTGGCATGCCTATTGCCTGTCTTATGGGATTCAAATTCAAGTTATATGCTAAG GGTTTGTGGATTGGGTTAATATGTGGACTTGCAAGTCAAGCTGCTACATTGTCAGTGGTTACAGCACGAGCAAAATGGAGTCAAACATACGTTCCCACAAACTCAAATGAACCTAACCTTACCCACCCACTTCTTGTTTAA